The following coding sequences lie in one Tichowtungia aerotolerans genomic window:
- a CDS encoding S1 family peptidase gives MTGRLRLFFLRLASGKEAVRHIRILITLVCLAVFSVYTVGYGNDIKVGDTYQSVIQKRGRPQSKIGVGDDIILWYWGDQIEFKNGRVVRIEKSSTANGTTAHQFIANNFGTSEESGSKAPKPLTRKEEESATDKIILRICLEMSMTGATIGEPEPIEAIIERAKQATVIIEGPDSHGSGVMITSDGYLVTNWHVIASTVNKVRLYDGRVYPINEVLCYSVVSDLAIIKIPNGDFEYMPLGLSSDLSQGDSLYAMGHPHDSEWILTKGYLAANHPRQGKWKPGTLQFSTDISPGSSGGPIFGSDGRVYAIAQRMEFHPIAIKLGIVTDPSRVFRFGITSDEILNLSEQVDGNKKSLVEAQEMAIELMLIDLLPRLFYDARELITQQHKQIKECPVFAPYRRQLGTDRRGNPVWTPLTYRFDPKSGEPIYQSILATEEYADLINNICLLCKPYCSADANNSLGLLSAGLKRKASICKSFLDDYPKEEFKNPPQPPSLNDYSEEIGRAIVCLQRAARKHDRHLPDRQLAEEIQSMTWKSSWEGSSLKR, from the coding sequence ATGACCGGGAGGTTGCGCCTCTTTTTTTTGCGCTTGGCCTCCGGAAAGGAAGCTGTGCGACACATTCGGATTCTTATCACGCTCGTATGCCTCGCCGTTTTTTCGGTTTATACCGTCGGTTACGGCAATGACATTAAAGTCGGGGATACGTATCAGTCCGTCATCCAAAAGCGCGGTCGCCCACAATCAAAAATCGGCGTCGGCGATGACATCATTCTGTGGTACTGGGGCGATCAGATAGAATTTAAAAATGGACGGGTGGTCCGGATTGAGAAAAGCTCAACCGCAAACGGAACAACTGCCCATCAGTTCATCGCTAACAATTTTGGCACAAGCGAAGAATCCGGCAGCAAGGCTCCTAAACCGTTAACTCGAAAAGAAGAAGAGTCGGCCACAGACAAAATCATACTCAGAATTTGTCTCGAAATGAGCATGACCGGGGCGACGATAGGTGAGCCTGAACCCATAGAGGCTATTATAGAACGAGCAAAACAGGCTACCGTGATTATAGAGGGGCCAGATAGTCACGGATCGGGAGTGATGATCACATCAGATGGTTATCTGGTTACAAACTGGCATGTTATTGCGTCCACAGTAAACAAAGTGCGCCTTTATGACGGTCGCGTTTACCCGATTAATGAGGTTCTCTGCTACTCGGTCGTATCGGACTTGGCCATCATTAAGATTCCAAATGGAGACTTTGAATATATGCCCTTGGGTCTCTCAAGTGATCTCAGCCAGGGAGACAGCCTGTATGCAATGGGGCATCCGCATGATTCAGAATGGATACTGACAAAAGGCTATCTGGCAGCCAACCATCCTCGGCAAGGAAAATGGAAGCCGGGCACACTTCAGTTTTCGACAGATATTTCTCCGGGCAGCTCGGGCGGACCCATATTTGGCTCAGATGGTCGGGTATACGCCATCGCCCAACGCATGGAATTCCACCCTATCGCGATAAAGCTGGGAATCGTAACTGATCCAAGCAGGGTGTTTCGGTTCGGGATCACTTCGGATGAAATCTTGAATCTGTCTGAACAGGTTGATGGGAATAAAAAATCACTGGTAGAAGCGCAGGAAATGGCCATTGAGCTTATGCTAATTGACCTTCTCCCCAGACTCTTCTACGACGCTCGTGAATTGATCACGCAGCAACATAAACAGATCAAGGAATGCCCCGTATTTGCGCCATACAGGCGACAGTTAGGAACAGACCGGCGGGGGAATCCGGTGTGGACCCCATTAACATATCGCTTTGACCCTAAAAGCGGGGAGCCTATATACCAAAGCATTCTTGCGACCGAAGAATACGCGGACTTGATCAACAACATCTGCCTGCTGTGCAAACCTTATTGTTCAGCAGACGCGAACAACAGCTTAGGTTTATTGTCAGCCGGGCTGAAGAGGAAAGCCTCCATTTGCAAATCCTTTTTGGATGACTACCCAAAAGAGGAATTTAAAAACCCTCCTCAGCCCCCATCATTGAATGACTACTCAGAAGAGATTGGCCGGGCAATTGTCTGTCTCCAACGAGCTGCAAGAAAACACGACCGACACCTGCCTGACCGACAGCTCGCAGAAGAGATTCAATCAATGACATGGAAAAGCTCATGGGAGGGATCGTCGCTGAAGCGATAG
- a CDS encoding DUF6804 family protein, whose amino-acid sequence MEKLMGGIVAEAIAIANMMNANGTKCLWLPQAIICVLLLWALFPNPYGYYILLRWIVCPCFIFTAAQLFTHGSKKWAWAAVAIALMFNPLIPIHLPKELWRLLDVVGIGFAVWSVFLLKIKIPMRLWVPLIVFYFGFGWVFAITGLPFDRAILYFAGTETRGRLTVINEGSKIDEYGEEHSGYVVEYSFEAGGKTISNERSYSGHPGYWSRPTIIYWKLAPAIINIPIGPESRPTFFMSVILGSIFDIVLYGLLAFAVWVAYSVAKDWKKPSAETA is encoded by the coding sequence ATGGAAAAGCTCATGGGAGGGATCGTCGCTGAAGCGATAGCCATTGCAAATATGATGAACGCAAATGGCACAAAATGCCTCTGGCTCCCACAGGCGATTATATGCGTTCTTCTGCTTTGGGCATTATTCCCCAATCCATACGGTTACTACATTCTGCTACGATGGATCGTCTGCCCCTGCTTTATTTTCACGGCAGCACAGCTATTCACCCACGGATCGAAAAAATGGGCATGGGCAGCAGTAGCTATTGCCCTAATGTTCAATCCTCTTATTCCGATTCACTTACCAAAAGAACTATGGCGGCTACTGGATGTTGTCGGCATCGGCTTTGCCGTGTGGTCTGTTTTTTTGCTAAAGATCAAAATACCCATGAGGTTATGGGTTCCCCTGATCGTCTTTTACTTCGGGTTTGGCTGGGTGTTTGCAATAACCGGGCTACCCTTTGACAGGGCCATACTTTATTTTGCTGGAACAGAAACAAGGGGACGCTTAACTGTCATTAATGAGGGCAGCAAGATCGATGAATACGGCGAAGAACATTCAGGGTATGTCGTCGAGTATTCATTTGAGGCAGGCGGCAAAACAATCTCTAATGAACGCTCATACTCTGGCCATCCCGGTTATTGGAGCCGCCCGACCATCATTTACTGGAAATTGGCCCCGGCGATCATAAACATCCCTATCGGCCCCGAGAGCCGCCCTACATTCTTCATGAGCGTAATTCTGGGCTCTATCTTCGACATTGTCCTATACGGCCTGCTCGCCTTCGCCGTTTGGGTGGCATACAGCGTGGCAAAAGATTGGAAGAAACCTTCGGCAGAAACGGCCTAA
- a CDS encoding tyrosine-type recombinase/integrase — MASIHKNNGPNWYAAFYGPEGTRCFKSTGTPDKKQAMQIALKFEEAAKEARRERLTMKRVRDTLSSIYATVHGEELPAEEVASFADQWLQRKKNALAESSYVEYKKTLDEFLDFIGPRKTKPLDAITVAIVTDYRDSLLKRVTPGTARKKIKVLRAFYNDAMKEGRATVNPAASVDLRKNGKSKRKPFTQEQVVSLLSEANQEWQGMILIAYYGGLRLGDIAKLDWDNVDLQAMEIRFEASKTGADEVFPLKDILHDILVKLPSYDTGGPVFPEASATHKRAGTSSLSNQFRQIMHDAGLAKEPTHESTGKGRTVKRAVNKLSFHSLRHAFVSNLKMSGAGDSIARELAGHSSAEVSRIYTHGDPIALRSAVNNLPKLVVPKWSTK; from the coding sequence ATGGCAAGCATTCATAAAAACAACGGGCCAAATTGGTATGCGGCATTCTACGGGCCGGAAGGAACGCGCTGCTTTAAATCGACGGGTACGCCTGACAAAAAACAGGCCATGCAGATTGCCCTGAAGTTTGAAGAGGCGGCAAAGGAGGCGCGGCGGGAGAGGCTGACTATGAAGCGGGTGCGGGATACTCTGTCATCCATTTATGCAACCGTTCACGGGGAAGAGCTGCCAGCGGAAGAAGTCGCCTCGTTTGCGGATCAGTGGCTACAGCGCAAAAAGAATGCATTGGCTGAATCTTCATACGTGGAATACAAAAAGACCCTCGATGAATTTCTTGACTTCATCGGTCCTCGGAAAACAAAGCCACTGGACGCGATAACGGTTGCCATCGTTACTGACTACAGGGACAGCCTGCTAAAGCGCGTCACGCCCGGTACTGCACGGAAAAAGATCAAAGTCCTGCGGGCATTCTATAATGATGCGATGAAAGAAGGGCGGGCTACAGTGAACCCCGCGGCAAGCGTTGATCTGCGGAAGAACGGGAAAAGCAAACGCAAGCCGTTTACCCAAGAGCAGGTTGTCAGCCTGCTGAGTGAAGCCAATCAGGAATGGCAAGGGATGATCCTCATCGCCTACTACGGCGGACTGCGATTGGGTGATATTGCTAAACTAGATTGGGATAATGTGGACTTACAGGCGATGGAGATTCGTTTTGAGGCATCGAAAACCGGTGCCGATGAGGTTTTTCCCTTGAAGGATATTCTTCATGACATTTTGGTCAAACTGCCTTCCTATGACACCGGCGGGCCGGTATTTCCCGAAGCAAGCGCAACCCACAAGCGGGCGGGAACATCCAGTCTATCCAATCAGTTCCGGCAGATCATGCATGATGCAGGACTTGCCAAAGAGCCGACACATGAAAGCACCGGCAAAGGGCGTACAGTAAAGCGGGCGGTCAACAAACTCTCATTCCACAGTTTAAGACATGCGTTTGTCTCAAACCTGAAAATGAGTGGAGCAGGTGACTCCATTGCCCGCGAACTGGCCGGGCATTCCAGCGCGGAGGTTTCGCGTATTTACACACACGGCGACCCGATAGCATTGCGGTCCGCGGTCAACAATCTTCCGAAGTTGGTTGTCCCCAAATGGAGTACGAAATGA
- a CDS encoding ISL3 family transposase: MLFLREQQFISKLKKDIAGAHTLSPPSAVQGDAGRYATTFCGLRKHRIFEVAKGRSEHSLHSALMRMKGRERVQVVCIDLSSSYRALVKQYFPNALIVSDRFHVVRTVIRHFLDTWKLLDPVGRKNRGLLSLMRRKGENLRPEQQERLDQYFEQNPVIRIIYEAKEELCELLNQKHRTKKACRPLASRLLYWIDQLRNSPFEPLRTLGSTLSSWRNEIARMWRFTRNNGITEGFHTKMEMIQRRAYGFRNFNNYRLRVIVMCG; encoded by the coding sequence TTGCTTTTCTTACGGGAACAGCAATTCATAAGCAAATTAAAGAAAGACATAGCCGGCGCACACACTCTATCACCGCCTTCGGCGGTTCAAGGTGATGCTGGTCGTTATGCGACAACCTTCTGTGGTCTGCGCAAGCACAGGATCTTCGAAGTGGCCAAGGGACGATCGGAGCACTCCCTGCATAGCGCTCTGATGCGAATGAAAGGCCGGGAACGGGTTCAGGTGGTCTGCATCGATCTGTCTTCAAGCTACCGGGCCTTGGTAAAGCAATACTTTCCGAATGCCCTGATCGTAAGCGACCGGTTCCATGTCGTGCGCACCGTCATCCGCCATTTCCTGGACACATGGAAGCTGCTCGACCCGGTGGGTCGTAAAAACCGGGGACTGCTCTCCCTGATGCGGCGCAAAGGCGAAAACCTGCGCCCGGAGCAGCAGGAACGTCTGGATCAGTATTTTGAGCAAAACCCGGTAATCCGCATCATCTACGAAGCGAAAGAAGAGCTTTGTGAGCTGCTCAACCAGAAACATCGAACGAAAAAGGCCTGCCGGCCACTGGCCTCACGACTGCTGTATTGGATCGATCAGTTGCGCAACAGCCCGTTCGAGCCTCTGCGCACACTTGGGTCCACATTGAGTTCATGGCGTAACGAAATCGCCCGGATGTGGCGTTTCACCCGAAACAACGGCATTACAGAAGGGTTCCATACCAAAATGGAAATGATCCAGAGAAGAGCCTATGGCTTCAGGAATTTCAACAATTACAGATTGAGAGTAATTGTGATGTGTGGTTAA
- the hemB gene encoding porphobilinogen synthase: MFPEVRLRRLRRTEGLRNMFGQPLPGPEKFIWPVFVREGTGVEEPIDAMPGQSRMSADVLLKKLEPVAESGVGGVLLFGLTDPSKKDSRGSEAWSETGAVQQAVPLIKKEFPQLTVFTDVCLCAYTDHGHCGALHAGTEVKNDETLGLLQKVAVSHAVAGADCVAPSAMMDGQILAIREALDENDLTDTLLMSYSTKFASSMYGPFREAEQSAPGKGDRQGYQASYGDLRTALRESEFDEDEGADILMVKPALMYLDVITRLRETTDLPLAAYNVSGEYSMLIAQAERGWGDLRAMVRENIAAMQRAGTDIFISYWANRYAELLAR; encoded by the coding sequence ATGTTTCCTGAAGTACGACTTAGAAGACTGCGCCGCACGGAGGGGCTGCGGAACATGTTCGGACAGCCGCTGCCGGGACCGGAAAAATTCATCTGGCCGGTGTTTGTTCGTGAGGGAACGGGTGTGGAAGAGCCGATTGATGCCATGCCGGGGCAGAGCCGCATGAGCGCCGATGTGCTGCTGAAAAAACTGGAGCCGGTGGCCGAGAGCGGTGTCGGCGGGGTGCTGCTGTTCGGCTTGACCGATCCGTCGAAAAAAGATTCCCGGGGATCGGAAGCCTGGAGCGAAACAGGTGCGGTGCAACAGGCAGTTCCGCTGATCAAAAAAGAGTTTCCGCAGCTGACGGTTTTTACGGATGTCTGTTTATGCGCTTATACCGATCACGGTCATTGCGGGGCATTGCATGCCGGCACAGAAGTTAAAAATGACGAGACTTTGGGACTGTTGCAGAAGGTTGCTGTATCGCACGCTGTTGCTGGCGCAGACTGCGTGGCTCCGAGCGCAATGATGGATGGACAGATCTTGGCGATTCGCGAAGCGCTCGATGAGAACGATCTGACCGATACGCTTTTGATGAGCTATTCCACCAAGTTTGCTTCGTCGATGTACGGCCCGTTTCGCGAGGCGGAACAGTCGGCGCCGGGAAAAGGCGATCGACAGGGCTATCAGGCGTCGTACGGCGATCTGCGCACAGCGCTGCGCGAGTCGGAGTTTGATGAAGATGAAGGCGCTGACATTCTAATGGTGAAGCCGGCGCTGATGTATCTCGATGTGATCACGCGTCTGCGCGAAACAACCGATCTGCCGCTGGCGGCTTATAATGTGAGCGGCGAGTATTCCATGCTGATTGCTCAGGCCGAGCGCGGCTGGGGCGATCTGCGGGCGATGGTTCGTGAGAATATTGCGGCAATGCAGCGCGCCGGAACCGATATTTTTATTTCTTATTGGGCGAATCGTTACGCAGAACTGTTGGCGCGATAA
- a CDS encoding four helix bundle suffix domain-containing protein: MDEKRHVLSSESSERIFGKHSGFRNLKAYWLAELCYDFTCRFCELYIPKKDRHHDQMVQASRSGFQNIREGSELSATTKKLELNLTNVARGRLGELHKDYKKYLQRKGLPLWETDDAAMFSEARNLHPESLDAAAAWVNSSGRTQSREERAANLGAVLSAQAHYLVEKLLARQADYFEKGGGFSERLYKARVENRQKGQN, from the coding sequence GTGGATGAAAAACGACACGTTTTGAGTTCGGAATCGTCGGAGCGGATTTTTGGAAAGCACAGCGGCTTTCGAAACCTGAAGGCGTACTGGCTGGCGGAGCTCTGCTATGATTTTACGTGCCGTTTCTGCGAGCTGTATATCCCAAAAAAGGATCGGCATCATGACCAGATGGTGCAGGCGTCGCGCAGCGGGTTTCAGAATATTCGGGAAGGCAGCGAGCTGAGCGCAACGACCAAAAAGCTGGAGCTGAATCTGACCAATGTGGCCCGGGGACGTCTGGGGGAACTGCATAAGGACTATAAAAAATATTTGCAGCGTAAGGGGCTGCCGTTATGGGAAACGGATGATGCCGCGATGTTTTCCGAAGCCCGGAACCTGCACCCGGAAAGTTTGGACGCTGCGGCAGCATGGGTGAATTCGTCGGGGAGAACGCAGAGCCGGGAGGAGCGGGCGGCAAATCTGGGCGCGGTGCTTTCAGCTCAGGCCCATTATCTGGTAGAAAAGCTGCTGGCCCGTCAGGCAGATTATTTTGAAAAGGGCGGCGGGTTTTCCGAGCGGCTTTACAAGGCCAGAGTGGAGAATAGACAGAAAGGACAGAACTGA
- a CDS encoding uroporphyrinogen-III synthase: MNGSSTVFRAGTRNSPLALWQVNHVLARFGALFPQVSFQSLELETPGDADRTTDLRESPADFFTKTLDDAVLNGTVDFAVHSAKDLPDPVADGLDWFWLPAAGDRRDVLVGSLEPGTIGVSSQRRAEYAQSRFPAATQLPIRGNIEERIAQVDDGTFDLIIMAGVALQRLGLEDRIAEWIPLDELDTPEAQGALTITFRKGDARMIAMRNLFVKAAAFVGAGVTEGHCTLDGIRALQTADVCLYDALMDDSLLKVLPESTQKIYVGKRQGAHSQPQDEINRMLCDEVRKGKRVVRLKGGDAGIFGRLAEEVEALEDLSLANRVIPGISAMQTAAADTGILLTRRGVARGFSVMTPRLQGGDVAPVDQAARAGVPVVFFMSVGIAQQLAEELMADGMSGNTPCAFVFEAGSDREEVCRGTLASLPEIQKAVGLFIVGEITRCGFDRTLGAFGGKQILLTCSDALMPQAVQAVYDFGGRPVVRPLIRLMPVFHCLEFFKYDWIALTSPSAVRCFHEWLLKQKFDLRRLPKIMSVGSGTARALEKIGLGCDLIPESDFSGKGLLEAAAPIVNGQNILRLRSQKAGTTLAEGLRAAGADVDDVVLYENRVVTHNRCPEFDAVFFASASAVESFVFQWGADALAKKTILAIGGPTRAALTAVGCKADVVGEMATVEKCLFDLACWLTDRKEKTGI; the protein is encoded by the coding sequence ATGAACGGATCATCAACAGTTTTCAGGGCCGGCACGCGTAACAGTCCGCTCGCTCTTTGGCAGGTAAATCATGTGCTGGCGCGGTTCGGCGCTCTGTTCCCGCAGGTTTCTTTCCAAAGTTTGGAACTCGAAACTCCCGGCGATGCGGATCGGACAACGGATCTGCGCGAAAGCCCGGCTGATTTTTTCACGAAGACGCTCGATGACGCCGTTTTGAACGGTACGGTTGATTTTGCGGTACACAGCGCCAAAGACCTGCCTGATCCGGTCGCCGATGGTCTCGACTGGTTCTGGCTGCCGGCTGCCGGCGACCGGCGCGATGTGCTGGTCGGTTCGCTGGAGCCGGGAACGATTGGCGTCAGCTCTCAGCGTCGCGCTGAATACGCGCAAAGCCGATTTCCTGCCGCGACGCAGTTGCCGATCCGTGGAAATATTGAAGAGCGCATCGCGCAGGTCGACGATGGAACCTTCGATCTGATTATTATGGCTGGTGTGGCATTGCAGCGTCTTGGTCTGGAAGACCGCATTGCCGAATGGATTCCTCTCGATGAGCTGGATACGCCGGAAGCGCAGGGCGCGCTCACGATTACATTCCGAAAAGGCGATGCGCGCATGATCGCCATGCGTAACCTGTTTGTGAAAGCCGCTGCTTTTGTCGGCGCAGGCGTTACGGAAGGTCACTGCACGCTTGATGGCATTCGTGCTCTGCAGACCGCCGATGTGTGCCTTTACGACGCGCTGATGGATGACTCGCTTTTGAAAGTCCTTCCGGAGAGCACGCAGAAAATCTATGTCGGCAAGCGGCAGGGAGCTCACTCGCAGCCGCAGGACGAAATCAACCGGATGCTGTGCGACGAAGTTCGCAAAGGGAAACGGGTTGTCCGGCTCAAAGGCGGGGATGCCGGAATTTTCGGGCGGCTCGCTGAAGAAGTGGAGGCACTTGAAGACCTTTCATTGGCAAACCGTGTGATTCCCGGTATCAGCGCGATGCAGACTGCTGCCGCCGATACGGGAATTCTGCTGACCCGTCGCGGCGTCGCCCGCGGTTTCTCCGTGATGACGCCGCGCCTGCAGGGCGGAGACGTGGCGCCGGTTGATCAGGCGGCGCGAGCCGGGGTGCCAGTGGTCTTTTTTATGTCGGTTGGCATCGCACAGCAGTTGGCGGAAGAACTGATGGCGGACGGTATGTCGGGCAATACGCCTTGCGCATTCGTGTTTGAAGCCGGATCGGATCGAGAAGAGGTTTGCCGGGGAACGCTTGCGAGTCTGCCGGAAATTCAGAAGGCGGTCGGACTCTTCATCGTCGGAGAGATCACCCGCTGCGGGTTTGATCGAACACTCGGCGCATTTGGCGGGAAGCAGATCTTGTTGACCTGTTCCGATGCTCTGATGCCGCAGGCCGTGCAGGCGGTCTATGACTTTGGCGGCCGACCCGTTGTTCGGCCGCTTATCAGGCTGATGCCGGTTTTCCACTGTTTGGAATTCTTCAAATACGATTGGATTGCATTGACTTCTCCGTCAGCAGTGCGTTGTTTCCATGAATGGTTGCTGAAACAGAAGTTCGATCTGCGTCGTTTACCGAAAATCATGAGTGTCGGCTCCGGCACGGCGCGGGCGCTTGAAAAGATCGGGCTGGGCTGCGATCTGATACCGGAGAGTGATTTCAGCGGAAAAGGTCTGCTCGAAGCAGCAGCGCCGATTGTGAACGGGCAGAATATTCTGCGTCTGCGTTCACAGAAGGCCGGTACGACTCTGGCAGAGGGCCTGCGCGCCGCCGGCGCGGATGTCGACGATGTGGTTCTTTACGAAAACCGGGTTGTTACGCATAACCGCTGCCCGGAGTTTGATGCGGTCTTTTTTGCCTCTGCCTCTGCCGTTGAGTCATTCGTTTTTCAGTGGGGAGCCGATGCGCTGGCGAAGAAGACCATCCTCGCCATCGGCGGCCCGACCCGTGCAGCATTGACCGCCGTCGGCTGCAAAGCCGATGTGGTCGGGGAAATGGCGACGGTGGAGAAATGCCTGTTTGATTTGGCATGTTGGCTGACGGACAGGAAGGAAAAAACGGGGATTTGA
- a CDS encoding NAD(P)-dependent oxidoreductase — MNDKLNQTKSMPVSLLLDGRPCLVVGGGKVAFRKAGHLIDSGAEVTVVSPDLCDKFSELSIHHVARKFEPDDVDGMVLVFAATNDRYVNRQVLEHCRKKNILCSCVDGNWAQSDFTTPAIARHGSLTLTVATGGQSCRQAKMVKDSLARHLEMIETVELVVVGTDHHHLSLEQREPFHLTGPRSGRTGFMLMQLWGVHEFMILNTCNRVELIAVVSHETAHNGILRHVLGFDKLSDEQFYIHRGAEAFGHLCLVTAGMLSQTPGESHIAAQIKQTFDSARESGWAGSMMQEWVSSLLHVSKHIQTEIAPGLRFEEIEDLVLSYLEDRQTDLSEKKLLILGAGMVGQGLVANSFPKVGQIVWCYHRNRPELSRHWKNVELCDFNSIKDRLGDADIVVSAADAPGHLLHSGHAPFFDHEKEVTLIDLGMPRNIDPALKELSPEPILIDLDGLKQWHRSRMGNLNESLEKCRRIIGEHQEQYERIINSFQGRHA, encoded by the coding sequence ATGAACGACAAACTGAACCAGACCAAATCCATGCCGGTCAGTCTTCTGCTGGACGGGCGGCCGTGCCTGGTTGTCGGCGGTGGCAAAGTGGCTTTTCGAAAAGCCGGGCACCTGATCGATTCCGGCGCCGAAGTGACGGTGGTCAGCCCGGACCTCTGTGACAAGTTTTCAGAGCTTTCCATTCACCATGTTGCCCGAAAATTTGAGCCGGACGATGTTGACGGCATGGTGCTCGTTTTTGCAGCAACCAACGACCGGTATGTTAATCGTCAGGTACTCGAACATTGCCGCAAAAAAAACATCCTATGCAGTTGCGTGGACGGGAACTGGGCGCAAAGCGATTTCACCACGCCGGCAATCGCCCGTCACGGCAGCCTGACGCTGACCGTCGCAACCGGCGGGCAGTCCTGTCGGCAGGCCAAGATGGTAAAAGACAGTCTGGCTCGGCATCTGGAAATGATCGAAACCGTCGAGCTGGTTGTTGTCGGAACCGACCACCACCACCTGTCACTCGAACAGCGCGAACCGTTTCATCTGACCGGGCCTCGATCGGGTCGCACGGGATTCATGCTCATGCAGCTCTGGGGCGTTCATGAATTTATGATCCTCAATACCTGCAACCGTGTAGAACTGATTGCGGTTGTTTCGCACGAAACCGCTCATAACGGAATTCTGCGGCACGTGCTCGGGTTCGATAAGCTTTCCGACGAACAGTTCTATATTCATCGCGGTGCAGAAGCATTCGGGCACCTCTGTCTGGTCACCGCGGGAATGCTTTCGCAGACGCCCGGCGAAAGCCACATTGCCGCTCAGATCAAGCAGACATTCGACTCTGCCCGGGAATCCGGATGGGCCGGCAGTATGATGCAGGAGTGGGTTTCATCGCTGCTTCACGTTTCCAAGCACATCCAGACCGAAATCGCTCCCGGCCTGCGCTTCGAAGAAATTGAGGATCTCGTTCTGAGCTATCTTGAAGATCGCCAGACCGATCTCTCAGAAAAGAAACTTCTGATTCTCGGTGCCGGAATGGTCGGGCAGGGTCTGGTCGCCAACAGTTTTCCAAAGGTTGGACAGATTGTCTGGTGCTACCACAGAAACCGGCCCGAGCTTTCCAGGCATTGGAAGAATGTCGAGCTGTGCGATTTCAACAGCATCAAAGACCGGCTGGGTGATGCAGATATCGTCGTCAGCGCGGCGGACGCGCCGGGCCATCTTCTGCACAGCGGGCATGCCCCGTTTTTTGATCATGAAAAAGAAGTGACCCTGATCGACCTCGGCATGCCGCGCAATATTGATCCGGCGCTCAAAGAGCTTTCTCCGGAACCGATATTGATCGACCTCGACGGCCTTAAGCAGTGGCACCGCAGCCGGATGGGAAATCTGAACGAAAGCCTCGAGAAGTGCCGCCGGATTATCGGCGAACATCAGGAGCAGTATGAACGGATCATCAACAGTTTTCAGGGCCGGCACGCGTAA
- the ahbB gene encoding siroheme decarboxylase subunit beta, with the protein MRIAVENRILTQLQRGVELVSRPFQTLEIPEAKVLALLHEAQSDGLLRRFGGIFDARHLGYKSILCALDVPDELLEEKAAIISNHLGVTHCYERLPVGDGDYPNLWFTLAMLEDEFNSGFAKLREELGLELSQLPAIRRFKIDVVFDLAPHGRDETGSGSPVPSDAVSCCGFSEREKVLVRAMDQQMPLVERPFSTVAEQIGESEEFVLTTLQAWKEQGVLRRIGAILYHREAGFKNNAMCVWPVPEDEILSAGQRVAARSEVTHCYQRPRLDAFPFNLYAMIHTANQEETLELFKDISSACGLSGGELFASGREFKKTSMQYFREE; encoded by the coding sequence GTGAGAATCGCCGTCGAAAACAGAATCCTTACTCAGCTCCAGCGCGGTGTTGAGCTGGTCTCGAGACCGTTCCAGACATTGGAAATTCCGGAAGCGAAGGTGCTGGCGTTGCTCCACGAGGCGCAGTCCGATGGATTGCTGCGCCGCTTTGGCGGCATTTTTGATGCCCGGCATCTCGGTTACAAAAGCATTCTATGTGCATTGGATGTGCCGGATGAGTTGCTTGAAGAAAAAGCCGCCATCATTTCGAATCATCTCGGCGTGACGCATTGTTACGAGCGCCTGCCGGTCGGAGACGGTGATTATCCGAATCTCTGGTTCACACTCGCCATGCTTGAGGACGAATTTAATTCCGGCTTTGCGAAACTCCGCGAGGAACTGGGCTTGGAACTCTCTCAGCTTCCGGCCATCAGACGGTTTAAAATTGATGTCGTGTTTGATTTGGCACCTCATGGTCGCGATGAAACTGGATCCGGTTCGCCGGTTCCGTCCGATGCTGTTTCGTGCTGCGGGTTCTCCGAACGGGAGAAGGTGCTGGTGCGGGCGATGGATCAGCAGATGCCTCTGGTCGAGAGACCGTTCTCAACGGTTGCAGAGCAAATCGGAGAGAGCGAAGAGTTCGTGCTGACAACGCTGCAGGCGTGGAAAGAGCAGGGCGTGCTGCGACGCATCGGAGCCATTCTTTATCATCGTGAAGCCGGATTTAAAAACAATGCCATGTGTGTGTGGCCGGTTCCGGAAGATGAAATTCTTTCTGCCGGGCAGCGGGTGGCTGCGCGGTCCGAAGTGACCCACTGTTATCAGCGCCCTCGTCTTGATGCTTTTCCGTTTAATCTCTATGCTATGATTCATACGGCCAATCAGGAGGAAACCCTGGAATTATTTAAGGATATTTCTTCTGCCTGTGGTTTGTCCGGAGGGGAGCTGTTTGCGTCTGGGCGTGAGTTTAAAAAAACAAGCATGCAATATTTTAGAGAGGAATGA